Within the Montipora foliosa isolate CH-2021 chromosome 11, ASM3666993v2, whole genome shotgun sequence genome, the region AAGGGCTCATTTTCATCTCGGCGGTGCTTACCTCAACCTACCTGATTATCAACAGGCCATAAAACATTATGCACAAGCATTACATATTTTCATAGAAATAGGCTGCAGGGCTGacgagggatcaacctatggaaatctgggaattgcctatCGAAATCTAGGTAAtgttaaacaagccattgagtactacgaaaaacatcttagtattgctaaagaagtaggggatagggctggagagggatcagcctatggaaatctgggaaatgcgtaCCTTATtgtaggtaattttaaacaagccattgagtactgcgAAAACCATCTTACTTTTattaaagaagtaggtaatagggctggggagggatcaacttatggaaatctgggaaatgcctatcttagtctaggtaattttaaacaagccattgagtactacgaaaaaggtcttagtattgctaaagaagtaggtaatagggctggggaaggatcagcctatggaaatctggggaATGCCTATCTTAGCCTAGGTAATTGTAAACAAGctattgagtactacgaaaaaggtcttagtattgctaaagaagtaggtaatagggctggggagggattaacttatggaaatctgggaattgcctatcgcaatctaggtaattttaaacaagccattgagtgctacgaaaaagatcttagtattgctaaagaagtaggtaatacggctgaggagggatcagcctatggaaagtTAGGAATTGCATATCGCAAtataggtaattttaaacaagccattcaGTACtgcgaaaaagatcttagtattgctaaagaagtaggtaatagggttggggagggatcagcctatggaaatctgggaaatgggtatcttagtctaggtaattctAAACAAGCCATTgcgtactacgaaaaacatcttagtattgctaaagaagtaggtcaTAGGGTTGgagagggatcagcctatggaaatctgggaaatgcctatcgcaatctaaGTAACTTTAAACTAGCCATTGAGTACGGCGAAaagcatcttagtattgcaaaagaaataggtaatagggctggagagggatcagcctatggaaatctagGAATTGTatatcgcaatctaggtaattttaaacaagccattgagtactacgaaaaacatcttagtattgctaaagaagtaggggatagggctggggagggatcagtctatggaaatctgggaaatgcctattttagtctaggtaattttaaacaagccattgagtactacgaaaaagatcttagtattgctaaagaagtaggtaatagggctggagAGGGATCAACGTATttaaatctgggaaatgcctatcgcatactaggtaattttaaacaagctattgagtactacgaaaaagtacttagtattgcaaaagaagcagGGGATAGGGCTaaggagggatcagcctatggaaatctgggaattgcGTATTGTattctaggtaattttaaacacgccattgagtaccacgaaaaacatcttagtattgctaaagaagtaggtaagagggctggggagggatcagcctatggaaatctgggaaatgcgtaTCTTTGTCTAGGTAATATTAAGGAAGCCATGGAGTACCATGAACAGAGTCAAagtattttcaaggaaat harbors:
- the LOC137975382 gene encoding tetratricopeptide repeat protein 28-like, which encodes MVDGKLEAVEQRMLELTIAISVEDRYREGRAHFHLGGAYLNLPDYQQAIKHYAQALHIFIEIGCRADEGSTYGNLGIAYRNLGNVKQAIEYYEKHLSIAKEVGDRAGEGSAYGNLGNAYLIVGNFKQAIEYCENHLTFIKEVGNRAGEGSTYGNLGNAYLSLGNFKQAIEYYEKGLSIAKEVGNRAGEGSAYGNLGNAYLSLGNCKQAIEYYEKGLSIAKEVGNRAGEGLTYGNLGIAYRNLGNFKQAIECYEKDLSIAKEVGNTAEEGSAYGKLGIAYRNIGNFKQAIQYCEKDLSIAKEVGNRVGEGSAYGNLGNGYLSLGNSKQAIAYYEKHLSIAKEVGHRVGEGSAYGNLGNAYRNLSNFKLAIEYGEKHLSIAKEIGNRAGEGSAYGNLGIVYRNLGNFKQAIEYYEKHLSNFKQAIEYYEKDLSIAKEVGNRAGEGSTYLNLGNAYRILGNFKQAIEYYEKVLSIAKEAGDRAKEGSAYGNLGIAYCILGNFKHAIE